AAGTGTCATGGGAGATCATTGGGAGACACTGGCCTGAAGGTTCACGAGAAAACACATCTCTCAAGCGCTGACCTCTAACCTCAAGCGGCATGGTGCAGAACATGGAAAGAGGCTCCATAAATCGAATGGTTGTCTTGTTGGAGCTCATCCACTGGATTACACAGTCGCAACGGAGCGGGTTGCTGTGGATGCTGATCTCTCTCAGGTTGGGCAGAGAATCAGCCGTTGCCTGGTAGAGAGAGTTTAGAGCATTATTATTGAGCATTAGGCTCTCTAGTGCCGGCAAGTCGCGGAACGCTAAACGGCTCACGTAGGAAAACTTAGGATTGTTTGTGGCTTCCAGTTTGGTCAACTCAGGGAGGTTATCCAATGCGAATCGATCAATGGATACAAGTTCTcccatgttgttaatgccaagtTCTTTCAGCCTGAGCATGTTCTTAAAGTCCCCCTCTTGAATTTTATGTATCGGGTTCTTGTTCAAATCCAGGAATTTTAAGTTTGGAAGCTTCTGCAGAGCAGTCTGGGGAACCCGAACTAGTTTATTGTCATAGAAGGAGAGACTCTCTAGGTTGTCCAGTCCAACAAATGCATTGCCTGGGATGTCAGTGAGCTCCATTCCTGCCAGGACAAGGCTTCTCAAGTTGGTAAGAGGTTTGAAGTTCAAATCAAGAATCCCAACAACAGGATTTTCCCCAATCATAAGGATCTCCAGGTTGGGAGTTGATTCAAACCAACGACTGTCGATGGCCTTGAGTCTGTTGGAGTTCAAATGGAGTCTAAGAAGGTTACGCAATCCAGCGAAGGCGTTGGGTGCAATGGAGCTGATCTGATTGTGATTAATGTACAGCTCCTGTAGATTGGTGAGGTCCTGCAAACTGAAGTCAGGCATCTCAACTATTTGGTTCTCCTCCAGGTGGAGAGTCGTGAGTTGCGACATGTTGGTCAGGCCGATGTCACGAATGTTGCTGAAATTGTTCTGGGACAGATCGAGTTCTGTAAGATTCAGTAACTGCTCCAGTTCCTCGCTAGTTCTGGCAATGTAGTTACTCTGCAGAAGCAACACCTGTGTGTCGGCTGACAGATTCCCAGGGATTCGTGTAAGGTGAAGATCATTGCAATCAACAGTAGTTGCTTCTCTGTAGGTGGACTGGGGTGTGAACCAAGGCCGGATCTCGCACACACAAAGCTGCGGACATTCTGTACCATGAACCGAAGAGAGGCCAAGTACAGCCAGAAGCAAGATGAAACAAATCTGCCCCTGCACTACCAAAAAGAAAGTCCCTCTTGCCATTCTGACTGTAAGTGTTTATCCCTCAGATCAGAGCTGGAATACTTATAGCGCCAAAGAGATGAGGAGGTGAGATTCTCATTCAATAGATGTGTTGCAGAATAGCCCTTTTATCCCTCTGAAAGCTTGAACAGCAAAGTCAAAGAGCTTCCGGAAGATTTAGGAAGGTGTAGTTCCCGTGGGCTCATATAGGTTTGAAACTTCCTAACAGCATGAATCCTGGACTGGAGAGTtggcctaaaaaaaaaacaaagagaaaagATTGAGTTAAAACAATCAATGGACAAATTCCACCGCATGAGaacttattttatataaacattttagtgAATATGCAAAAGATAATAGATgaaagcaatcaatcaatcaatgtaaaCAATGCTTTTACACATAGCTAAAGGAAAacttacacaaataaaaatatttaaacaagattaATTTAcacttattgtatttatttctttatgtaCTGACATTAAATTGCTAATTTTTttcaagtaaaattaaaaaactttttttatgtataaaatgGCTATATCAACTAAACAAAATGCTGATGAAATATAAAGCTTCTCAAACTTaggtaaatataaaaaagatgtcaaactttaaaacaaaaatggctaattaaaaaaagaattttaaaggGAATTGTTTGATATtaatctaaatcaggggtgccaaaacttttttatgaagggccaaaaaccaacctTGGTTGAGGTTAgagggccgaaggtaaatataattgccatgggtaatttcctaatttatttagttatatttataaataactagaaaacattgctttatttgaACTAATAcagcatatttttacattttacaattaacttattacagtaaaaacaaaaacaatctcatttataacagaatagacagttacactagtttttgcatggatttgctcaccgatgtcttaACCATAGTTCTATCCGTTGAGTGAGATtgtctacattttaaaaatttagattaatttactttaaacatttcatttcagttagcaataaaacaaacaaaaaagcacgtcaaattagaaatgacaatctcttttaaaggcatttgccccaaaGTTCTCCATCCTTCTCACTCTCTtcttagatgggatggtgggccaaatcataggttacaatgggccaactttggctcgTGGGCCCTACTtagggcatctctgctctaaatGCATCAAACTGTGTAGTATGTGCAATAAATTAgtgcacaaatataaatatactacttaaaaaataaatggggaTCTTATTTATAGCAGTCTAACAAATTTGAATGGGTGGATCAAAGAGTAAATGAAAAAAGTGACTAAAAATGgagtaaatatattatttcacaTGCGATCAAACAATTGCTTTTGTAAACGAAGAATGAACATTAGTAAAGGtgtaaaaatgactaatttaTGTGCATCTATTCATAGATATTACCAAACAGGTTTCCATCTAAGTTAAAAAAGTGAAGTATTACCTCTCTTTGCagcatttttgtaaaataaaatacattaaaaaaaaaatttgtaaaaaaaaaatttgtaaaaaaaaaaaaaatatatatatatatatatatatatatactaatatactatCCACATGTGAGCCATATAATAGCATATTGGATCAGTTgtgcaaattcagtagattaccTAGTACTGTACAATTTAACACTAGACGTGTTTATAAGGTTTGGAAGGAAACAAACAAGCATCCATTGCACGCAAAAAGGTGGCATTATTGTGTCTTTGACAGAGCAGCGAACGGGGCATCTGTTATCCCATATGGTGCTAATGCTGACTCAATCACACAAACAGCAAGCCAGAGGGATTTAGTCCATGCCAAATACCACCTACAGTACATTAAGAACAGATACTCCTCCATAAAAGTTGCTCAGCgttgttaatgttttttaaacGCCAATAATCAAACCAACCAATCCGCACTTGTAAGAATTAAAGAAGAATAATCTAAAAAATACCTCTTACATCATATGTAAATTACCCAAGGCACCAATATGCCAACTTAACTTAAGCAATATTTTGCTAACTTTAGAGCTGAATCCTCTAACAAATACAGCTTGAACACTGATACTTCAAGTCTCATACTGCCAAGAAAATGAATGGAGGAAACATGGTACAGCTGGTGTAAATGAGTGCTTTAATGTGAGAATGGAAATCAATAAGAGGCCTGATCTCCCCCCTGTGGCCAAAGGAGCATCAGGGCAATTTAGACTGAAAGCTGACTGTAACTGCCGGTATCAGCAATTCTCATAAAAGAGTGAACTACACAGATGGGACCCGGCCTGTGTTATCAAAGTTATCAGCACCATCCTTAAAGCGTTTTCGGAATGCAATACCGAATGATACCTCACACTGAAAACAGCACTAAAGTATAGTACAGACAGAAGCCAAATCAACAAAGTTAAACAGGGTGACATTGGCAATTCTCTATTTTAAAGCTGCAAAATCAGTccattccattcatactgtatcaCTGGCTCGGACAAGAAAAATGATATACATTATCTAATTATCTAGGTTGTAATACAGTACTTCACACAGCAAGATGTGAAATTTCTTAATAAGGTAATTAAGATGAAACATTAAACTAATCTGTAAAATTTAAAGAGGggcaaatgaatgaaatatagtAGGACTCGAGTGTTCCATCATTTTCCAGGAATAGCAACTAATTAACTCATTTTTTACTAGAACATGGGCATTGCGTTCAATGGCTCTCAGTCTGAAAGATGTTAAGCAGTGTCTTAAAGGGACAGAACATGTGAAAGTTCTGCTAAAattgtgctctggtttcccccacagtccatgcgATAGgagaattggataaacaaaattggccatagtgtatgtgtgagggtgtgaataagagagtgcatgggtgtttcccagtactgggttgcagctggaagagcatctgctgcataaaactatgctggaatagttggcggttcattccgctgtggcgacccctgataaataagggactaagctgaaggaagatgaatgaatgaatgaatattctgacCTACGTaatgttttgttcaaaataacaCTGGACTTTTACTGTATGAACAAAAAGATTTCTGAGTATATTTAGTCACAGAACAAATGAAGCCATAAAGATAAGGGTGAGCAAACAAATCTGTTTAAAAAGACACTAACATTACAGTATTTCCttttgtttaaaacaagtaaacacTGGGTTAAACACACCTCTTATATACTGACATTTTAACATGAATTATCTTTCATTTCCACCAATATTGAGGTCAATCTCAGATTCAGCTCTTAATAGTAGTATTTACCAAAGTGGAAGCCAAAACCTTTTCAGTAAGTAGGATAAAGTAATCCAGAGATCACAATTTCATTTAAGACTGTATACCGGGGCTTAAAATTAAGCCACAATTTCTGCTCTGCATTTTTAGATTAAGGCCTAGTTGTCTGTAGTTCAGACATCACTTTAGGTTCATTATGCCTGATCTAAGTCTTCTATTGATCTTATGGCCACCAGTGTTTTGGAGTTCACATAAACCTAAAGTTAGCCAAAGGCAAGTCCACATGTTTATAAGACAAAGATTATGTAAATGtttttgctcttttaaaaaacgTCTGTGTACATTTTTGTCTAAAACCATCTGCGTTTATTAAAATGGATGCAtggaaacatctgtttatatacTGATGGTTATATACTGTTAAATGCATGTCAGGCCTGTAGGTGGTGATGTGCCTTTAAGCTTGTGCGCAAGTAGTCAGCCATTAACGTATTGGTTTTTAGTCTTTATGTGGACTTGTAGACTAAACACATAACATAGTTtacaacagtgtttcccaacactgttcctaaaggcacactaacagtacatattttggatgtctcccttatctgaaccattcatttcaggtttctGAGTCTCTTTTAACATCCTGATGAGTTGATTTAGGTGTCATTAACTAGAAAGAGGttgaaatgtgtactgttggtgtgccttccggaacagggttgggaaacactggtttataaGATGATAAAAATATGATCATCAAAAACTTGCAAAAGTCATATGGATTGCATTTCCCCCAAAACTGCATTGTTCCGTAAACGAACAGCCAAAAAACATGAATGCTTTCCATTTTTCTGGGTTGaaaatagggatgcaacgattaaccgattcCTTTATTAACCGCGCTGTATTTGTCATGGTTAATTATTcgcaaaggcttctcaacacctcgtttctgcatggaacaaaactgctgcaactaaaagttatgccaactgtgcgctagtttgaagttccgagcttgtacactgaggctaataagtacacacactgcattaactatggctgaggatTTTAACTAAGGGCCATTCACATACTACGTCTTTTGAGCGTGCAAGTTCGCTATTACCAATGGAGGCGCGCAGCTTGCACGTGCATATTGGGAGCGATGTGCTAACGATTTCCACGCGCTCCTAGTTGAAAGAATGGCATAAGCGCActgcgagtcatgtgacaagaactgaccaatcagcttcatactatGTATAGAACATggacatttctactccaaagaagaaaaaaaagcaaaataaaaatgtattttgtaataaaaaaataaataccaattaattttgtattatggtTTATCAAACGcacctttcagacagaggttcagcagtaAATACTTAGcaggaaatacttagctaatatggtgcttagatttacattagacaaataaatttttttatttattcgtattgttatttatttatttatttattcattgttctgtcatttattttcagtgtaaaattattatgttaaaatgccaaaaactttttcacttatttttaagtccaaagagaaaaggactattgtttgtttttgttattattatgtgctgtgttatttggttactgagcagcaataaataacacttttaaatataaggagttttatgtgatttactaaactagtaatgtttgaaattaatgaatgcataataatcatgacAACTGGGAATATTCATCAGACTATAATCTTGCAActaaaatctataatcattgcatctCTAGTTAAAAACAGTACTTGTGTAAGTCCCTGATGAAaatcaccttttacttgttccaaaccagttttctgtgtgtgtgtgtgtgtgtgtgtgtgtgtgtgtgtgtgtgtgtgtgcgtgtgcgtgcgtgtgtgcgtgcgtgcgtgcgtgcgtgcgtgcgtgc
Above is a window of Danio aesculapii chromosome 6, fDanAes4.1, whole genome shotgun sequence DNA encoding:
- the lrrn1 gene encoding leucine-rich repeat neuronal protein 1 gives rise to the protein MARGTFFLVVQGQICFILLLAVLGLSSVHGTECPQLCVCEIRPWFTPQSTYREATTVDCNDLHLTRIPGNLSADTQVLLLQSNYIARTSEELEQLLNLTELDLSQNNFSNIRDIGLTNMSQLTTLHLEENQIVEMPDFSLQDLTNLQELYINHNQISSIAPNAFAGLRNLLRLHLNSNRLKAIDSRWFESTPNLEILMIGENPVVGILDLNFKPLTNLRSLVLAGMELTDIPGNAFVGLDNLESLSFYDNKLVRVPQTALQKLPNLKFLDLNKNPIHKIQEGDFKNMLRLKELGINNMGELVSIDRFALDNLPELTKLEATNNPKFSYVSRLAFRDLPALESLMLNNNALNSLYQATADSLPNLREISIHSNPLRCDCVIQWMSSNKTTIRFMEPLSMFCTMPLEVRGQRLRDVFSREPSGQCLPMISHDTFPNHLNLDIGMTVDLDCRAMAEPEPEIYWVTPSGNKVMMDTVSDKYQLNSAGTLRISYIQVDDSGHYTCVAQNTEGADTRVTAIRVNGTLLDSTQLMKIYVKHTESHSILVSWKVNSNVMTSNLKWSSATMKIDNPHITYTAKVPVDVHEYNLTHLQPATEYEVCLSVSNIHQQTQKSCVNVTTKHATFAVEISEQGTNTALAAVMGTILAIISLGSITLYIAKRWKRKNYHHSLKKYMQKTSSIPLNELYPPLINLWEADSEKDKDGSSDNKQTQVDTTRSYYMW